In the genome of Bradyrhizobium sp. CB3481, the window CAATTCCTCCCTGTCACGATCCTGTTCTATGCTGCCTGCGTAGTGCACACCGCGCTCGGCATCTGGGCGCTCTATGAGCGCCGGCAATTCCGCTGGAAGGCGATCGAGCCGCTGCAACTTGCGCTGGGCCTCAGCATACCGATGCTGATCATCGCCCATGTCATCGGCATCCGGCTCGGCCAGACGCTTTACGGACATGAGCGGCTCTATCCGCAGATCCTGTTCCTGTACTGGATCTGGGCGCCGTGGCGGATCCCGATGATGCTGGCGGTGATGACCATCGCCTGGGTCCATGGCTGCATTGGGCTGTATCTGTGGCTGCGGATGCGCGCGTTCTACAAGCGCGCCGCGCCGTTCCTGCTCGCCGCCGCAGTGCTGGTACCGACGCTGTCCATGCTCGGCTTCTATCAGAGCGGCCGCATGGTCGTCGATCTCGACAGTGAGGAATGGCGCGCCGAGACGCAATCGGAGCGACAGATCGGCACCCGCGCCGAGGCGCAGACGCTCGACCGCATCACGGACTATTTCCTGTTCGGCTATTTCGGCTTGATCGGCATCGCGCTATTGGCGCGCGGCGCCCGCGCCATCAACGAGCGCCGCCGCGGCATGATCAACCTCTCCTACGGCAACGGCCGCACCGTGCGCGTTCCACGCGGCCTCAGCGTGCTCGAGGCAAGCCTGCGCAACAACGTGCCGCACGCCAGCGTCTGCGGCGGCCGCGCACGCTGCTCGACCTGCCGCATCCGCATCATCGGCGACTGCCACGATTTGCCAAAGCCCTCGCAGCGCGAGGCTTTCGTGCTCGGCCGGGTCGGCACCTCCGACCCATCGATCCGCCTCGCCTGCCAGCTGCGGCCGCCGTCCGACCTCTCCTTCTTCCAGCTCTTCCTGCCCCACACCTCCGCCGATGGCCACGACTCGCATCCGACGCGGATCGGCCAGGAGCGCTATCTCGTCAGCCTCTTCGTCGACATGCGCGGCTCGACGCAATTGGCCGAGAAGCGCCTGCCGTTCGACACGGTGTTCATCGTCAACCGCTTCCTCGGCGCGGTGTCGCAGGCCGTGCTCGGCTGCGGCGGCATGCCGAACCAGTTCGTCGGCGACGGCATGCTGGCGCTGTTTGGGCTTTCGGCGGGCCGGCAGGAAGCCTGCCGCCAGGCGCTGCGCGCAGCGGCGCTGATCGCCGCCAATGTCGATGCGCTAAACAAGTTTCTCGAACATGATCTGCGCGAGCCGATCCGCTTCGGCATCGGCATCAATGGCGGCGAAGTCATCGTCGGCGACATCGGCTATCGCGACCACATGGTGTTCACCGCGCTCGGCGATCCAGTCAATGTCGCGGCGCGCCTGCAGGACATGACCAAGAGCCTTGCATGCGAGCTCGTCGTCTCGGACGAGGTGCGCGCGACCGCGGGACTTTCGGAAGATGCGCTGCCTTCGCAGGAAGTCACGATACGCGGTCGCAACGAACCGATGGTCGTGCGCACTGTCAATGATGCACGCATGCTGTCGACATTGGTTAATGGCGAGCAAAGCGCAGCTGCATAAAACGCTGCAGTCATAGCGGTTCAGCGCCTGTGTGATGTTTTTCACATCTGAATAATCGTTCAGAAAATTGTCGGCGAACGCGGCGCCGATTCCTCGAACCCGCATTTCCGGGCACGCGACTGATTGGCGATGGGTAAGACTGAAACTTCAACCCGCGCCAAGACAAACGTCGAACGCGCACGATCAAGGAGAACGACCATGTTGCGTAAATTGACTCTCGCGCTTGCCGCCGCTGCATCCCTCGGTGCCATCGCACTGGCCCCCACCAGCGCTTCGGCCGGTGGCTTCATCTGGCCGAACTACCATCATCATCACCATCACTGGGGCCATGGCCACGGCTTCGGCATCGGCTTCATCGGTGGTGGTTATGATGGCTGCTACGTGACCCGCCGGGTGCTGACGCCCTACGGCTTCCGCTGGCGCACCGTGAACGTCTGCTACTGATCCCGATCACCGTAATCCGTTGATTTAGATCAACGCAGGTTCGCTGCAGGAAGCCCCGGTCGCTCGCGCGGCCGGGGTTTTCCGCCTGCGATCCACCTCGCACACCCGTGCCCAGCGCGACGAGGACGTCCGCGCGCAGCAGGGCAGGCCTATCGCCCAATCCGGGGTGATTGCCGCCGTTCGGCCGCGTCAAAGGGGGCGAAACCGGAAAAACGGCTGAAATCGGCGGCGAATGGGGGCTTTTTCGCTAAAACGGCCGGTCCGTTTGCGCTATTCAGCCCGCCCTAACCCGCGTATCCTTCATGAACGGGCATGCCGGTTAGTGCGGGGACCGGCGGCTCGTTTATTTTTTTGATTCCGCGGA includes:
- a CDS encoding adenylate/guanylate cyclase domain-containing protein; the encoded protein is MASLSQERVTTFLRGISLRQVRLVTGIILFAYLVSHFLNHALGNISLDALATGVQIHVAFWQFLPVTILFYAACVVHTALGIWALYERRQFRWKAIEPLQLALGLSIPMLIIAHVIGIRLGQTLYGHERLYPQILFLYWIWAPWRIPMMLAVMTIAWVHGCIGLYLWLRMRAFYKRAAPFLLAAAVLVPTLSMLGFYQSGRMVVDLDSEEWRAETQSERQIGTRAEAQTLDRITDYFLFGYFGLIGIALLARGARAINERRRGMINLSYGNGRTVRVPRGLSVLEASLRNNVPHASVCGGRARCSTCRIRIIGDCHDLPKPSQREAFVLGRVGTSDPSIRLACQLRPPSDLSFFQLFLPHTSADGHDSHPTRIGQERYLVSLFVDMRGSTQLAEKRLPFDTVFIVNRFLGAVSQAVLGCGGMPNQFVGDGMLALFGLSAGRQEACRQALRAAALIAANVDALNKFLEHDLREPIRFGIGINGGEVIVGDIGYRDHMVFTALGDPVNVAARLQDMTKSLACELVVSDEVRATAGLSEDALPSQEVTIRGRNEPMVVRTVNDARMLSTLVNGEQSAAA